One Pseudonocardia abyssalis DNA segment encodes these proteins:
- a CDS encoding tyrosine-protein phosphatase — protein MAEERARAIEGAFNFRDLGGLRTQDGRAIRRGALFRSDTLQALSPADVSYLVDELGLELIVDLRIGPEAVTEGRGPLAATPVSYLNAPLRDLPVSDLPPAEQSLQFSLEHLGSPASPLATVVRVVSALAGRPVLVHCAAGKDRTGLVTAMLLRLLGVDDEEIVADYLRTGENMARVIERFRGWPRYRDHMAAVPAEVYQAHEHTIRGFLDGLDRLHGGAQGWSRSRGIDDGVLDRLRAGLLA, from the coding sequence GTGGCTGAGGAACGGGCCAGGGCCATCGAGGGCGCGTTCAACTTCCGCGACCTCGGCGGCCTGCGGACCCAGGACGGCCGGGCGATCCGGCGGGGCGCCCTGTTCCGCAGCGACACCCTCCAGGCGCTGAGCCCCGCAGACGTCTCCTACCTCGTCGACGAGCTGGGCCTGGAGCTGATCGTCGACCTGCGGATCGGTCCCGAGGCCGTCACGGAGGGTCGGGGACCGCTCGCGGCGACGCCCGTGAGCTACCTCAACGCCCCGCTGCGCGACCTCCCCGTTTCCGACCTGCCCCCGGCCGAGCAGAGCCTGCAATTCTCCCTCGAGCACCTCGGGTCGCCGGCGTCGCCGCTGGCCACGGTGGTGCGGGTCGTGAGCGCGCTCGCCGGACGCCCGGTGCTGGTGCACTGCGCCGCGGGCAAGGACCGGACCGGGCTCGTCACCGCGATGCTGCTGCGGCTCCTGGGCGTCGACGACGAGGAGATCGTCGCCGACTACCTCCGCACCGGGGAGAACATGGCGCGCGTGATCGAGCGGTTCCGCGGCTGGCCCCGCTACCGCGACCACATGGCGGCGGTCCCCGCCGAGGTCTACCAGGCCCACGAGCACACGATCCGCGGCTTCCTCGACGGCCTCGACCGGCTCCACGGCGGGGCGCAGGGGTGGTCGCGCTCACGCGGCATCGACGACGGGGTCCTGGACCGCCTGCGCGCGGGCCTGCTGGCCTGA